The genomic stretch aaCACAACCCCCCAGTTTGATGAGAAAGGGaattttttctaaattattaattaaagattataaattgatggcaacaaaaaaggggaaagaaaaaaaaaaattgtacAAACAGAAAATCcgaaaattcaaaaaatgaaaaaaaaaaaaaaagtgcGAAATTTTCAACTGTATTTATAGTTTGTTAAAATTTTAGTTCATCAATCGACAAGAAGAggcaaaaaataaaaaaatgttcAGTTTCTAGCCCTAGCACACGACCCATCActttatattattgatagCATTCTTAACAAGCgaagagagagaaaaaaaaaaatccctTAACAATCattatactttttttttttgcctttCATCAGCCAGCCTTCGTCAAGttttattataatcaataattttttttttaagaaataggagttgtttttttttttcgtttttaTACTATCACATTTATTGAACTCTATTCATTTTGAGTTATGATCAACAAATTGTGATATCCCTTCAAAACAGTGGCATCtagaaacaatttttttttttaatggCGTATGACTCAAAATGCTTTCTGAACATCTCACACGTACAGAAATTGGTTGTAAGAATAGGAGAAACGCGGATGTTTCATCAAATTGCCAGCACATCAATTTCGTCCAGTCACGTGATCCCTCTTCTACAAGATtacgaaaaaaaagatatttATACAAGTAATACATAATCtattagaaaaaaagagaatcCCAATGGGAAGTAAACTCCCATTCAACATCATATTTgttgacattttttttacaagTGAATTGATAACAAGTCATTAGCAGAAAACCCTCGATTGCAACTTGGACACCTTCTCAACCTGGCTGCCAATCTTTCCTGTGTACATTTAGAACAAAATACGTGACCACAAACTGTGATTGCTGTGTCCTTCCAATTTTTCGAACATACTGAACACTTGGCTATGGATCTTAAAGCCTCTAGTTGTTGTTCATCTTCTTGTAAAAGTGAGTTggtattgtttgttttgtatttttgTAAGATGTTTTCAGTACTTTGCAATTGCTTCTGAAGCTTGGCCAATTCAAGTTCTCGTTTCTTGTTGGATTCTTGCAAGTCAGTATGTTCTTTCAATGTGGATTCCAATTTGGCGTTTACTCTttcaacttcttggtgtaacGCATCCTGAGCTATAttcaaagttttcaattcatcgtGTAATTTAGAATTCTCTGCTAATGAGTTTTCCTTGATAATTCTAAAATCAACCAACTGATTACTTAAAAgatcaattttattcaaatacttcttttccaaatcattaaggtttttaattaaatcttgTGATTTGGCAATTTGAGCTTTCAACAACTTGTTCTCATTTGTTAATGAATCCTTGACTCTCATGGCAGAGAAATATTTCTGGTCCGCCTTATTCTTCTCAATGGTTAATTTCTTTGTCAAGTTTTCTTGATCAATCGAGCTagtcaatttttttaatgtGATTTCTcttgtttgtttgaaaGCCAATTCCACTTCTTTAATCTCGTTGTTCAATTGGCTAATCTTGTgaatcaattcttgttgcGATAAATCTTCGAGTTTGCCTGTCCCTGGTGTGCCGACAATTGCTTCTAGTCTCTCCTCTGTCAACAGCTCAACCCTTTTGGAAAGAACGTTGTTTAGTTCAACTAAAGACTCGTTTGTTTTTTGATCTTGCAATTGACTAGTGAGAATGTTATTTTTAGACAACAACTCATCACGAGTAGTTCTGATTCTCACCAAATTGTTTTCGCTTTCCTGTAACTgctgtttcaatttttcattttcctCAATGATTTCACCTTCAATAACTGACTTTAAATCGTTTTGTTGTCTTTCCAACTCATTTAAGCGTGACACATTACTTGAGTTAAGTTTGGTTAGTTTACCAATTTGTTCCTGCAATGATTGGTTGTTTTTCAcgatttttttataatagGTATTGTCTTCCAAATCCGATTCCTCCAAATTGTGTAGTTTATTCTCCAAGTTCAACGATTTTTGAATTAGTGATTGGTTCTCTTTCGTAAGTTGTTCCACTTGTTGTACAAGAAGTTGGTTAGCggttttcaatttatccaaTTCGCATTTAAGATTATCTAGCTCTTCGGAATCCACTACGGCAGTTTTGTCATTCTCTTTATGATGGCCATTTGGTTGAGGGTTCTCTTCTTTGGTGGTTGATTGCTCGTCTTCCTCGGTTTTGATGTGTCTTTGTGAATCCAACCTTTTTAATGTCTTTGACTGGGCTCTTTCATGCTCTTTAGCTAACTCGGTTATCTTTGACTCTAATTCATCGATTCTTTCACCAAGTGAACGTTTTTCTTCTGTCATTTGTTCGTTTTGGCGAGAAAGAAGAGCCAACTCACCAGACACTTTCTCGTACTTGGCAGAATCAAATGTCACTTTa from Candida albicans SC5314 chromosome 5, complete sequence encodes the following:
- the BRE1 gene encoding E3 ubiquitin-protein ligase (Putative transcription factor with C3HC4 zinc finger DNA-binding motif; similar to S. cerevisiae Bre1p; transposon mutation affects filamentous growth) encodes the protein MAVDNEKKRSTPDSLNSPHAKKSKPMQELSESGPLTQADVVYFQKEAIWRQMIQYKQQMMSMRSELIRLQRESDASKHIVTVLTAWYEQILALFDELNSEETSDLLLAITKNDDEQLDLIRKKLSNLISSKVTFDSAKYEKVSGELALLSRQNEQMTEEKRSLGERIDELESKITELAKEHERAQSKTLKRLDSQRHIKTEEDEQSTTKEENPQPNGHHKENDKTAVVDSEELDNLKCELDKLKTANQLLVQQVEQLTKENQSLIQKSLNLENKLHNLEESDLEDNTYYKKIVKNNQSLQEQIGKLTKLNSSNVSRLNELERQQNDLKSVIEGEIIEENEKLKQQLQESENNLVRIRTTRDELLSKNNILTSQLQDQKTNESLVELNNVLSKRVESLTEERLEAIVGTPGTGKLEDLSQQELIHKISQLNNEIKEVELAFKQTREITLKKLTSSIDQENLTKKLTIEKNKADQKYFSAMRVKDSLTNENKLLKAQIAKSQDLIKNLNDLEKKYLNKIDLLSNQLVDFRIIKENSLAENSKLHDELKTLNIAQDALHQEVERVNAKLESTLKEHTDLQESNKKRELELAKLQKQLQSTENILQKYKTNNTNSLLQEDEQQLEALRSIAKCSVCSKNWKDTAITVCGHVFCSKCTQERLAARLRRCPSCNRGFSANDLLSIHL